In the Trichoderma atroviride chromosome 4, complete sequence genome, TGGTCCTCCTCGACCTTCGTCAGTTCAACCTTGATGGTGCCCGTGTTGAGGCTGTCCTCGAGCAGATCAACATTGCCTGCAACAAGAACGCCATTCCCGGAGACAAGAGCGCTCTGACTCCTTGCGGTATCCGAATTGGTACCCCTGCCATGACCAGCCGTGGCTTCGGAGAGAAGGACTTTGAGCGCGTCGTCGAGTACATTGACCAGGCCATCAAGATCTGCGTTGAGACTCAGGCTGCTCTGCCCAAGGCCGCCAACAGACTCAAGGACTTCAAGGCCGAGGTTGCCAGCggcaagattgccaagatcaacgagCTCCAGAAGGAGATTGCTGCTTGGACTAGCACCTTCCCTCTCCCCGTTGAGGGCTGGCGCCTGGATGCTGGCATCTAAGTGCAAGATGCTGGTGACCAAcatcgtttcttttttacttaaaaccATTGATTGAGCATGAAATCAAACAGATACCAAAAGAATTGAAAATGgagaaccaaaaaaaactaaagTCCACCTCAAGCATTTAACATGAGATGAGACGGAAGCCATAACACAAtacagaaacaaaacaaattcGGCGAAAGGTTCAACAACTTTGCAATTTTTCATTATTCATAAGGGCTGGCGTatgttatatatatatatatatttttccATTTCAACCGGAAATGAGTGGAAGAGGAGTTTTCTTTTGACTGGGCAAAGATTTTGGGAGGATTTTGACTACGGCATTACAAATCTTTGATGTACCAAAAAATATTCAACGTCGACAATGGGTGTTGACCTATGTCCCTGCTTCAACAAGTAGGGCAActaagaagagaaaaaaaagaattgtTCTCCGTATGACTGCTGTGCTTTGTGACTTGTGATCTTCGCATTATGTGATTAATAGCGTTTTCGTGGGCAACTTCGTATACATGTCTGTTAAGAGGTATTGTCTTGTTTGCTTCTTCAATTATGAAGAGAAGGTATCCATTACTGTCATTACACTTAAAAAGAGCAGTAGTGGCAGCAGCCGGATAACAGGACATCTACTACTACTGGGTCATATAATCACGTACCCATAAAACGGAGGGAAGAAGGGGACGAAAATGAGAAAAACAAATCAATTGCCTGAGAAAGGCCCTTTGTTTCATCAAAGTGACCAAGGTCCAGAAAAACAGCCAACATCTTTTCTCATGATACTTCTAGAAAACCTCCCCGTACTAGGAAGACAGTTTGAATCATAACATGAAGGTTTCAGAAAAAAGACGATGTagtaataaagaaaaagaaaaccgCGAACCGCGCAAGTGAATAAAAtagaataaaagaagaagaagctaaACCAATCAATCTTTGCCACCCCAAGTGAATTGCACATCTCTTTGCCCGTCTCTGGCTGtcgtccttttctctctctcctatTTCCCATCCTTGTTTTTCATggcggtagcagcagcaaacttGTTCCGCCTTTTGTATATTTGAACTTCAACTTTGAATAGTCGTAGcgcgtctttttttttttttttttttatccatCTCAATTTTCGGGTTTTCCATAAAGACTTTGTAAAGACAGCAATACTAGCCTTGGGTGTATCAGCCTCTCTCACTGTATttagaaaacaaaaacattTTCCAGTCGTAACCGTCCAAACGCCGCACAAAGAGTAAGTCCGACCAATTCAATAGGAGACGGAGACTTCAATTggtagaagagaaaaatagttaaaagaagaagaaaataagaagacaaggaagaaCTAGTCTTCCCAGTTACTGCCCCAGGTCTTAAGGGGTATATCGGGGCGAATAGTTTGAGATCATTAGAAAAGTTGAAAAGCATTAGAGAATTTGATATACATTTAATAACACAATTCCAGATGAGGCTTCTTGAAGTGCTTTATTCCATTATGGTAATGTACCGTATCGATGGATCAACGTAAACAGGCCATTGTAGTTGACGAAAAAGGTTTTACCGTCGAGCAGGCCGTATAAAGTTGTTTGTGTATGTACAATTTGTTAAGATAAGACGATGTATACCCTTCAAGTCATGGGTAGTCCAAAGTCAAATACTGCCCGTGACTACTGCGCAATACTCTCAGGGCTCATCATGCCAGTGGTGTCGTCTTTGTCAGTTTGGCTCATGCCGCCCTGGCTTTGCATACTGTCCGTACGCTCCATACTTGGTGCCAGAGCCAAGAGCGCTGGGTTGGCAACGGCACCATTCGGCATGGGCGTAGGCGTTTTCTTCACGGGAGTTGCATTGACAGCTCCGCCTTTCACGGGAGATGCATTCAGTCGagcctcagctgctgcagcctccagtttcttcttcttcttggcaagcGCCAACTGTTCCTTGGGTGGCCGCTTCTGGGCGGAAATAATCTTGCCGCTTGCGCCAAGACGAGGGCGTGGTTTGCGTTGCTTGGTAGGCaaatcctcatcttcgaccAAAGGTTGATCGCCGTTAGCGTGGAGCTTGGCCAGAAAGAAATTCTTGATAAGCCCGACTTGGTGTTGAATATTCTCTTTCGTAACAGGCTCGGAAATGGGCAATGTTTCAAAGATTTCACTGCTGGACCCACCAGAGGTCTGAGATTGCATCTGGTACTGGTTACGCACTCTGCTCTGCAGCAAGTGAAACGGTACCGACACAAAGTCAAGGCCCATTTCCTTGTCCAATCCGAGAGCGcggaagccaaagaaatcTTCCCCAAGATCCTCGGCAAAATCTCCGCTGGTAAACTGATCGCTACCGTCATTgaaagcaccagcaccatCTTCGCCAGCTTCTGCTGCAAGGGCCGGGCGGAGAAGGTCTGCTAAATGAACCTTCATCCTATCATGCAAAGCGCTCAACTTAGTGGTCAACCTGTCGACCTCGTCCTTAGTATAGCTCTCCAGAGATGCAATATCATGCCCATTTTCGTCAAGAGTGTGAAGGATCATTTCCTCATTCGTAAAACGGGGCTGTACCAATGTTTCGCCGCCAATCTGGACCGTTTTCTTTTCAGCTTCGCGATAGATATTGAATGTCCGGACAAGCTTTTGGAAATAATCGGCTGCGATTCCCGTAAAAGCATCTACGGCGGAAGGCTGTAACTCCTCAAATCCAGTGGTATAGAGAATTTTCGCGATAGAACGCTTCAGAGCATTCTGGCAGGTTTCAGGCGCCATGACCGGGCCATCGTCCGCAATAAAATGCGGCTCAATATCCAATTCTCTGAATGGTTCCGAATTTGACTTTGGAAATTGGTTCGTATAGACCTATATTAATGTGAGCTTACTGCAGCAAACCTCCTTGATTCCCCAGTGGGAACTTTCTTACCTGAGACTGAACCTGCATCTGTTTGATGACGGATATTTTTGTTGCCAGcttccttgtttcttgtaTCTGATGGATATTTTCGTCCATCTTTTTGGTGAATTTACTCTGAGGTGAAACAAATGAGTTGGGCGGTACAAGCCGAAGGAAGTCTTCATGCTGGTTGATAACCTGACcttcgccatcttccatcCATTGCAACTTTGATGGAATATCTGGGATGCTGCTCAAAGGTATGTAGTAGTCGGGTATTACTtgttccttttcctcttcaatACCCTCAGCTAGCGTCTCAGGCCCTTTGTTTGGAacgtctttggcttttttcGCAGAGTCATCAAACTCAGTGCTATTGGAcagctctgcctctttttGACGAGTCAAAAACCTTCGCATGCCGGCTTTGCTTCTGAGCAGAGCGGGTGAGTCCGTACTGAGCTTGTTATCCTTGAAAAGTAGGAAGCGTTCCTTGGCGGTTAGAGCTCGATCTTTCTTTGTGCTTTGCTTCCAGATTTTatactcttcatcttcaaaagCTTGTTCAGCAGCCTGGCCAAACGCTTGGTTCAGGCTCATTCCATTGATGCTAGGACCGTCAATATCCATGGCGTCGGCGTTGCTCGTGATTCCGGATGGGCCGTTTGCTGCGCCGGGAGTAAAAGAGCCAGCAATAGGAGGTGTAGCAAAGCCATTGCTTCCATCTATTTCCGAGCCTTCGCGACCTAGTTTACCCAGCAATCCATTTACTTGCAGAATAGGCTTCTGGTCAACCACAGGGGTATCTTCTTTTGGGTCGTTGGGAGCTTTCCTCGATTTATTGGCTCCCTTGGTAGTTGCTTTACGGCCACGAGAAGACATGATAGGCTCATCATCGGAATCTTCGCCACCATCATCCTCGCCTCCGTTTTGCTTTCGCCGTTCctcagcttcaacttcagcgCGAGATCGAATGGTAAGATCCGGTATGAGAGGAATCAGCTTTTCGGCCTCTTTCCGCATCCCGTTGGCCATTCGGCGAAGAGGATGGTTCATGTCCTGGTTGTACTTGAGACAGTTATCCCAGATCAGATTGAGATCAACCACAAATTCTGTCTTTGACTTGTATGAGAGTGATTTCAACTTCTTAGTCATTGTGCCTAGATCCATGGGATTCTTGATGACTATGAATTTGTCAGTAATTTGTTTAtagcaaagaaaagggggggaggaaataaaaagagatCTGTCCATACAGTTATAGTAGTCGGGGGCATCTCTCTTGTTGACACGAGTAAGAAATGGCGTTGAGTACTCTGTATGCGCCTTGAGCTCCGTCAACACCTTTTCCAAAGCTTCGTACAGCTCTTCTTGGTTGACATTGTCCTCGCTTGCCCATTTGCTGCGATTCTTTCGGACTTCGTTCATAAGAAGCCTTAACTCAGCATCTGAAGCCTTGACTTGATCTCTCTTCATGTCTATCCTGGCAATGAGGTGTTTGAGCGTAAGACTTGATGCTCCGAGATTCGCGCTACTGAGAGAACCCTGATTCGCAGCCTGCGACCCCGTCACATTTGCATTGTTGTTGTTCTCCATCtcagcttggagctgcttCTCTGAatcctccagctgctgctgctcaagcatTGCTGTTCGGTCATTCTCCAAAGTATATATGATGGTGTGGAAGCTCCGTCGGGCGGCGGCCTCTGTTGCTATCCTCACGTCGTCGAGCTGCTTAATCggatcatcatctccaggctTGCTTTTGGTCTGTGAGCCATCCTGAGATCTCGCTTTATCTGCTATTCTGCCAGGGGAAGTGGCCGAGAGCACCGGAGAATTGCCCGATTTCGGCGATAACAGCGCATTCGAGGCAGCGGCCGCGCTCTGAGGCTTGGGTACGGCGGACGAAGtatcttcgtcatcttcatcttcttcgtcatcatcataaTCATCTTCGTTTATTGTGCGTTTCGCCTTCTTCAGTGGCGGTTCTTTGATAGGTTCGTGGTCGGTGGTTGGGGGGAGGGTAATAGTAGGGGTGGGGGGGTATCGTCGGAGAGCCTCGATCGCGTTCAAATTATGAGAACCATCATcggcaaagagaagagcaatCTTTTCTTCCGATTTTTGGAACAAGTCTGCGAAATGGGCGCGTCGTCTTTCGTCTTCGATATCAAGGGTTGCCTCAGGCATCAACACCAGCGAACTGTCGACTGGGGTCGTTACACGCGCCAAACCATCATCAAGAATCTGCAAattcctgctgctggcggagtGATGCAGCCCAGGCGGCGGCCAGGCTGCCTGGCCGTTGGGAAGTGACATTTTGGGCCCCGGGCGATGGAAGCGACAGCAGGGCCCCTTTCGCCATGCGCCAACAAATGCGCTCGCGTGTGGCCGGACCGGAGGCGAATGAGAAACTCAAGACGGCATGGGACAAAAGCGCGACATCGATATAGATGGAGGCCCGGATTTTGCGACGAACAGAGATGAACTGGTCGAGTTTTGATGGATCGCGATCGCCTGATTTGTCTGCGGATCGAGAGGTGAGGTTGAGGTTTGGGAGGCTTGTACGTATGGGGAACCCTTCCCCAAAGCGGAGACTTTTCCACGGGCACTGGGTCActgtcggcggcggctgggCCGGCGGTGGTACCAGCACCAGGCAGGCTATGGGGCGCGTCTACCGGCGACCTGGAGCAGGGCAATGCAAGAGACGATTCTGCATGGAAATATCGATAAGGCGTGCTCTGACGGGCGTTCTGCAGGCTTCTCGCTGGCCGCGCTGGTCATTGGAGGCATGGACCTGCGCCgtggtacatgtacagaTGACGGATAGAGGCATGAGCCTTTACAAGGGACGCACTGCGCTGCATTCAGCGACTTTTTTCCGTTCTGCGCTGCTGGAGGTAGCGTCTCACGTGATAAGCTGTCTCTGCTAGCATCTCGCTCAATAGCTCGCATCAATGCCTATTCATGGTTATCAAGCATGACAATATGATTTCCAATTCATAAATGTAGCTATTGAACAGCCCAAACAATGCCCCTCATCTGCGCACATTATTTGACTTCCGTAGACGACAGAGACGTTGGTTGTGAATGAAAGGTGAACCGTGCCAAATTGTTCCTCATAGGTAGGTGGTACTAAGCACCAACTCACTCGCGCAGCTGGTCGGTATTACGTATCTGTGTGCCCTGCGCCACCTGTAGCCGCAACTCTTCCAGGCCAAGGCATTCAACACCTCCCCACGCCAATTGCAAGCAAATTCTTCAGCCTCAAGCCATATTCACTTCTGTGGTCTAGAGAGCTTTGCTGCTCTCCAGGCCGCCATACCGTCCAGACCTTTGCCATCTCAGGAGCAGCCTGCTTGACTCGTCCACTTAAGCCATGCGGATAAGACTACCATTTGCAGGTGTGTACGTCATTGGCTCCGGCCGtacagcatcatcacaaCTATATTCCCTTGCA is a window encoding:
- a CDS encoding uncharacterized protein (BUSCO:EOG092D05PP), giving the protein MSLPNGQAAWPPPGLHHSASSRNLQILDDGLARVTTPVDSSLVLMPEATLDIEDERRRAHFADLFQKSEEKIALLFADDGSHNLNAIEALRRYPPTPTITLPPTTDHEPIKEPPLKKAKRTINEDDYDDDEEDEDDEDTSSAVPKPQSAAAASNALLSPKSGNSPVLSATSPGRIADKARSQDGSQTKSKPGDDDPIKQLDDVRIATEAAARRSFHTIIYTLENDRTAMLEQQQLEDSEKQLQAEMENNNNANVTGSQAANQGSLSSANLGASSLTLKHLIARIDMKRDQVKASDAELRLLMNEVRKNRSKWASEDNVNQEELYEALEKVLTELKAHTEYSTPFLTRVNKRDAPDYYNFIKNPMDLGTMTKKLKSLSYKSKTEFVVDLNLIWDNCLKYNQDMNHPLRRMANGMRKEAEKLIPLIPDLTIRSRAEVEAEERRKQNGGEDDGGEDSDDEPIMSSRGRKATTKGANKSRKAPNDPKEDTPVVDQKPILQVNGLLGKLGREGSEIDGSNGFATPPIAGSFTPGAANGPSGITSNADAMDIDGPSINGMSLNQAFGQAAEQAFEDEEYKIWKQSTKKDRALTAKERFLLFKDNKLSTDSPALLRSKAGMRRFLTRQKEAELSNSTEFDDSAKKAKDVPNKGPETLAEGIEEEKEQVIPDYYIPLSSIPDIPSKLQWMEDGEGQVINQHEDFLRLVPPNSFVSPQSKFTKKMDENIHQIQETRKLATKISVIKQMQVQSQVYTNQFPKSNSEPFRELDIEPHFIADDGPVMAPETCQNALKRSIAKILYTTGFEELQPSAVDAFTGIAADYFQKLVRTFNIYREAEKKTVQIGGETLVQPRFTNEEMILHTLDENGHDIASLESYTKDEVDRLTTKLSALHDRMKVHLADLLRPALAAEAGEDGAGAFNDGSDQFTSGDFAEDLGEDFFGFRALGLDKEMGLDFVSVPFHLLQSRVRNQYQMQSQTSGGSSSEIFETLPISEPVTKENIQHQVGLIKNFFLAKLHANGDQPLVEDEDLPTKQRKPRPRLGASGKIISAQKRPPKEQLALAKKKKKLEAAAAEARLNASPVKGGAVNATPVKKTPTPMPNGAVANPALLALAPSMERTDSMQSQGGMSQTDKDDTTGMMSPESIAQ